In Micromonospora ferruginea, the sequence ATCGTGGAGCTGGCCGAGCGGAGCGGCACCTCACCCGCGACGATCACCCGGTTCTGCCGGGCGATGGGCTTCGAGGGCTACGCCGACCTGCGGCTCGGCATCGCCGCCGAGACCGGCCGGGCCCGCTCCGCCGGCTGGACCGTGGACATCGGCCGGGAGATCCAGCCCGGCGACCCGCTGTCCCGGGTGCTCGACCAGATCATGGCCGCCGACACCCGCGCCATGCACGACACCGCCGCGCTGCTCGACCTGGCCGAGGTGGAACGGGCGGCGGTCGCCATCGCCGGGGCCAACCGGGTGAACATCTTCGGCGCCAGCGGCAGCGCCCTGGTCGGCGAGGAGATGCAGTTCAGCCTGCACCGCATCGGGGTGGCCGCCTGGGCCTGGAGCGATGTGCACGAGGGGCTGGCCAGCGCCGCGCTGCTCGGCGTCGGCGACGTCGCGCTCGGCATCTCGCACACCGGCCAGACCCGGGAGACCATCGAGCTGCTCGCCGAGGCCGGCAGCCGGGGTGCGACCACCGTCGCGCTGACCGGCTTCCCCCGCTCGCCGCTGGCCGAACTCGCCGACATCGTCCTGGTCACCGCCAGCCAGGCGACGACCTTCCGGCCGGACGCGCTCTCCGCCCGGCACCCGCAGCTCGTCGTGCTCGACCTGCTCTACATCGCGGTGGCGCAGCGCACCCACGACCGCGCCCACGCGGCCTTCCGGCGTACCGCCCAGGCCGTCGACGGGCACAAGGCCGCGAAGGGGTCCCTCTCATGATCAGTGCCCAGCGGTACGCGGACGCCGTCCGCCCGGTGCTCGACCGGCTGGTGGACAGCCAGGCGGTGGCGGTGGACCGGGCGGCGGACCTGATCGCCGGCGGCCTGCGCGCCGGTGGTGTCCTGCAGGCGTTCGGCGCCGGCCACTCCGAGGCGTTCGCCGCCGAGCTGGTGGCGCGCGCCGGCGGTCTGGTCCCCACCAACCGACTCTCCCTGCACGACCTCGTGCTGCACGGCGACGCGCCCCGCGACGTGCTCGCCGACCCCAAGCTGGAACGCGACCCGGAGGTGGCGCACCGGCTCTACGCCCTGGCCGCGCCGCAGCCGGAGGACGTGTTCGTGGTCGCCTCGCAATCAGGCATCAACGGCTCGGTGGTCGAGCTGGCGACGCTGGTCAAGCGCGGTGGTCATCCGTTGATCGCGGTCACCTCGGTCGAGCACACCGCCCGGGTCGCCCCTCGGCACCCCTCCGGGCACCGGCTCGCCGACCTCGCCGACGTCGTGCTGGACAACGGCGCGCCGTACGGCGACGCACTGCTGCCGCTCGAGGGCGGCGGCGCGGTCTGTGCGGTCTCCTCGGTCACCGCGGCGCTGCTGGCGCAGCTGCTGACCGCCGAGGTCGTACGACGGTTCCACCAGGCCGGAGAGGTACCCCCTATCTACCTCTCCGCCAACGTCCCCGGTGGGGACGAGCACAACCTCGCCCTCGAGTCGCGGTACGCCGGGCGCCTCCGGCGGACCGCCTGACCCGACACCACAAGGAGAGACACCATGTCGGTTACCCCCGAGAAGTCCGACCTCAGCCGTCGGACCCTGCTGCAGCGCGCCGGCGCGGCGGGCCTGCTGGCCGTTCCGGCGGCCGGTCTGCTCAGCGCCTGCGCCGGCAGCGAGCCGAGCAAGTCCGACAGCGGCGGCGGCGCGGCCAAGAGCAAGGACAACCCGTTCGGCGTCAAGGACGACAGCGCCGTCAAGGTGGTGGTCTTCAACGGTGGGCTGGGCGACCAGTGGGCCAAGGAGGACACCGTCGTCTTCAACGCCAAGCACCCCAAGGTCACGGTCAACATGTCTTCCACCCAGAAGATCAAGACCGAAGAGCAGCCGAAGATGGCGACCCAGCCGAGCGACCTGGTGATGAACTCGGGCGCCGACATGATGGACCGCAGCACGCTGATCAACGAGGGCGCCATCGAGCCGCTCGACGACCTGCTCACCGCGCCCGCCTGGGACGGCGAGGGCACGGTCGGCGACTCGCTGCTGCCGGGCACGGTCGGCGACGGCACCCAGAACGGCAAGTTCTACGTGGTGAACGTGGCCTACACGGTCTGGGGCAACTGGTACAACGCCGCCCTGTTCAAGAAGGAGGGCTGGACGGCGCCGACGACCTGGGACGAGTTCTTCGCCCTGGCGCCGAAGATCAAGGCCAAGGGCATGGCGCCGTACGTGCACGACGCCATCCACGGCTACTACCCGCGCTGGGGGCTGTTCGCCAGCATCTGGAAGGCGGTCGGCAAGCAGGCCGTCATCGACATCGACAACCTGAAGGACGGCGCCTGGAAGGCCGACGGCATCGTCGCGGCGCTCCAGCCGTGGGAGAAGCTGGTCAAGGACAAGCTGCTGCTGCCGGGCAAGCTCAACCACACCCAGTCGCAGCAGGCGTGGCTGGACGGCAAGGCCGCGTTCATCCAGGTCGGCACGTGGCTGAAGAACGAGATGGCGGCGACCATCCCGCCGGGCTTCGAGCTGACCATCTCGGACTACTGGAGCAACAGCGGCGACAAGTCCGCCAAGGACGTCTTCGCCTCCTCCGGCGAGGGTTTCGTGGTGCCCAGCAAGGCGCCGAACAAGGCGGCCGCCAAGGAGTTCCTGCGGGCCATCCTGTCCAAGGAGGGCTCGGCGAAGTTCGCCGAGCTGACCAAGTCGCTGGCCTCGACCAAGGGCTCCGGCGACAAGGTCCAGGACAGCGCGCTCGCCTCGGCCAACGCCCTGGTGAAGGGTGGCAGCTCGGACCTGATCTCGGTCAAGTTCCCGGACTTCTACGCCGACCTGGACAAGGAGAGCCAGAACCTCTCCGAGGAGCTCTTCGCCGGCCGGCTCACCGCCCAGCAGTTCGTCGACAAGATGCAGGCGGCCGCCGACAAGGTCGCCAAGGACTCGTCGATCAAGAAGCAGACCCGCACCGCCTGATCTCGTCGAGGAAGTGAGTCAAATGCGGCACGGAGTCGCGCGTTTCGTCACGGGCTTCCTGGCCCTGCCCGTCGCGCTGTACCTGTTCTACGTGGTGTGGCCGTTCGCGCAGGCGGCCGGGTACTCGTTGACCGACTGGGGTGGGTACTCGGACTCCCAGCGCTTCGTCGGGCTGGACAACTATGTCCGGCTGTTCTCCGACGAACTGATCCGGAAGGCGTTCTGGCACAACGTTTTCTTCCTGGTCACCGTGCCGCTGTTCACCATCGGGCTGGCCCTGCTCCTCGCGTTCCTGCTCAACGTGGGCGGGCGCGAGGACAGGGCCGGCATCCGAGGGGTGTTCGGATCCGGCCTCTACAAGGTCATCTTCTTCTTCCCGCAGGTGCTCTCGCTGGTCGTCGTCGCGGTGATGTGGCAGCAGATCTACCGCAGCGACGAGCAGGGGCTGATCAACGGACTGCTGATCAAGATCGGGTTGGTGGACGCGGACAACCCGATCGCCTTCACCGCCGACCCGGAGCCGTTCCTCGGCATCCCGGCGGTGCTCTGGTGGCTGCTGCTCATCGCGGTGTGGAGCGGCGCCGGCTTCTACATGGTGCTCTTCTCCGCGGCCATGCAGTCGATCCCGAAGGACATCTACGAGGCCGCCATCCTCGACGGCGCGGGCCGGTTCCACACGTTCTTCAAGGTGACCCTGCCGCTGCTGCGCGACACCATCTCGGTCGCCTGGGTCTACCTCGGCTTCATCGCGCTGGACATGTACGCGCTGGTCTTCGTCATGACGCCGAGCCAGGGCGGGCCGAACCACGCCAGTGAGATCTTCGCGTCGGTGCTCAACTTCACCGCGTTCCAGAAGGGCCAGTTCGGCTACGCCTGCGCGATGGGTGTGGCGCTGGCGATCTTCACGATCCTGCTCGCCGCGCTGCAGCTGAGGATCACCCGTCGTGACCGTATCGAGTACTGAAGGAGGCGCGGCGATGAGCACGGCGACGCACGGTCTCGACCGGGCCGACAAGGCCGCCACCGGGTCCACCCCGGGCCCCGTACGCCGAGGGGAGCGGCACCGCGGCGGTGTCGGCTCCCGGATCTTCAACGGCTTCTCCCACGTGTTCCTCGTGGTGTGGACGTTGATGGTCATCTACCCGCTGCTGTGGGTGGTGATGTCGTCGTTCAAGGACGACTCCGAGGTGATCCGGAAGCCGCTCTCGCTGATCCCGGACAAGCTGCACTGGGAGAACTTCGGCCGGGCCTGGACCGAGGGGCACCTCGGCGCGTTCTTCCTGAACACCGTGCTGGTGCTGGTCGGCAGCGTCACGCTGACCATGCTGCTCGGCTCGATGGCCGCGTACGCGCTGGCGCGGTTCGAGTTCCGCGGCAACCGGCTGATCTACTACATGTTCCTGTCCGGGCTGACCCTGCCGATCTACCTGGCGGCGGTGCCGCTGTTCAAGGGCGTCTACAACACCGGGATCAGCTTCCCGCTGCTCGGCCCGAACAAGCACCTGATGCTGATCCTGGTCTACGTGGCCTGGTCGCTGTCGTTCACGATCTTCTTCATGCACTCGTTCTTCCGGACGCTGCCCGACTCGATCGCCGAGGCGGCCCAGGTCGACGGGGCGTCGCACACCCGCACGTTCTTCAGCGTGATGCTGCCGATGGCCAAGCCGGGCCTGATCAGCATCGGCATCTTCAACGTGCTCGGCCAGTGGAACCAGTGGTACCTGCCGACGCTGCTGATGCAGTCGGTGGCCGGTGAGCCGAAGCACCAGGTGATCGCGCAGGGTCTGATCGAGCTGTCGGTCAACCAGGGCTACAAGTCCGACTGGTCCGGTTTGTTCGCCGGGGTGACCATGGCGATGCTGCCGGTGCTGATCGTGTACATCGTCTTCCAGCGCCAGGTGCAGTCCGGCCTCACCGCCGGCGTCGGCAAGTAGCCGCCCTACCCCGCCGGGGCGTGCGCCAGGCGGGGCCCCCGCTCAACCGCGTGGTGTTAAGCGGGGGCCCCGCCTATGCGGAAAACGTTAAGCGGGGCCCCCGCCTTACACGCGCAGCGTGTCGGTGGGGCGAGGCAGAATCACGTCCGTGCTGGTGGCGGTGGTGACGGACGAGCGG encodes:
- a CDS encoding MurR/RpiR family transcriptional regulator, producing the protein MAEHDVDTSAATAVVDAAPADRRGDGVLARVRAGAGELTGALRRVAEHVLSDPEAAARATIVELAERSGTSPATITRFCRAMGFEGYADLRLGIAAETGRARSAGWTVDIGREIQPGDPLSRVLDQIMAADTRAMHDTAALLDLAEVERAAVAIAGANRVNIFGASGSALVGEEMQFSLHRIGVAAWAWSDVHEGLASAALLGVGDVALGISHTGQTRETIELLAEAGSRGATTVALTGFPRSPLAELADIVLVTASQATTFRPDALSARHPQLVVLDLLYIAVAQRTHDRAHAAFRRTAQAVDGHKAAKGSLS
- a CDS encoding SIS domain-containing protein, with translation MISAQRYADAVRPVLDRLVDSQAVAVDRAADLIAGGLRAGGVLQAFGAGHSEAFAAELVARAGGLVPTNRLSLHDLVLHGDAPRDVLADPKLERDPEVAHRLYALAAPQPEDVFVVASQSGINGSVVELATLVKRGGHPLIAVTSVEHTARVAPRHPSGHRLADLADVVLDNGAPYGDALLPLEGGGAVCAVSSVTAALLAQLLTAEVVRRFHQAGEVPPIYLSANVPGGDEHNLALESRYAGRLRRTA
- the ngcE gene encoding N-acetylglucosamine/diacetylchitobiose ABC transporter substrate-binding protein — its product is MSVTPEKSDLSRRTLLQRAGAAGLLAVPAAGLLSACAGSEPSKSDSGGGAAKSKDNPFGVKDDSAVKVVVFNGGLGDQWAKEDTVVFNAKHPKVTVNMSSTQKIKTEEQPKMATQPSDLVMNSGADMMDRSTLINEGAIEPLDDLLTAPAWDGEGTVGDSLLPGTVGDGTQNGKFYVVNVAYTVWGNWYNAALFKKEGWTAPTTWDEFFALAPKIKAKGMAPYVHDAIHGYYPRWGLFASIWKAVGKQAVIDIDNLKDGAWKADGIVAALQPWEKLVKDKLLLPGKLNHTQSQQAWLDGKAAFIQVGTWLKNEMAATIPPGFELTISDYWSNSGDKSAKDVFASSGEGFVVPSKAPNKAAAKEFLRAILSKEGSAKFAELTKSLASTKGSGDKVQDSALASANALVKGGSSDLISVKFPDFYADLDKESQNLSEELFAGRLTAQQFVDKMQAAADKVAKDSSIKKQTRTA
- a CDS encoding carbohydrate ABC transporter permease — translated: MRHGVARFVTGFLALPVALYLFYVVWPFAQAAGYSLTDWGGYSDSQRFVGLDNYVRLFSDELIRKAFWHNVFFLVTVPLFTIGLALLLAFLLNVGGREDRAGIRGVFGSGLYKVIFFFPQVLSLVVVAVMWQQIYRSDEQGLINGLLIKIGLVDADNPIAFTADPEPFLGIPAVLWWLLLIAVWSGAGFYMVLFSAAMQSIPKDIYEAAILDGAGRFHTFFKVTLPLLRDTISVAWVYLGFIALDMYALVFVMTPSQGGPNHASEIFASVLNFTAFQKGQFGYACAMGVALAIFTILLAALQLRITRRDRIEY
- a CDS encoding carbohydrate ABC transporter permease, with translation MSTATHGLDRADKAATGSTPGPVRRGERHRGGVGSRIFNGFSHVFLVVWTLMVIYPLLWVVMSSFKDDSEVIRKPLSLIPDKLHWENFGRAWTEGHLGAFFLNTVLVLVGSVTLTMLLGSMAAYALARFEFRGNRLIYYMFLSGLTLPIYLAAVPLFKGVYNTGISFPLLGPNKHLMLILVYVAWSLSFTIFFMHSFFRTLPDSIAEAAQVDGASHTRTFFSVMLPMAKPGLISIGIFNVLGQWNQWYLPTLLMQSVAGEPKHQVIAQGLIELSVNQGYKSDWSGLFAGVTMAMLPVLIVYIVFQRQVQSGLTAGVGK